A single Parachlamydiales bacterium DNA region contains:
- a CDS encoding aminotransferase class IV, whose product MSELFVLINGEPFNANDASLSVFNLGFQYGFGIFTTLRIEEGKVLNWDCHTARIREHCDFFSLSMPAYIETLLPKLISLNEAEKGVWKGKIIVSKNKDSTSLSLATLEPYKNSINPWKLASIPLPRQPILSKYKTLSYIEMIWLAEVALKNNVDEMLICNGDGTLLETSKSALCWIHQGKLFYPSFDLPLLRSTALTQIINSHEFKSISTIAALQEIPASASVFAINALQGVIPIQSIDSLMFNQDPVLHQRLLSCLGINRSSAILFVD is encoded by the coding sequence GTGTCTGAATTATTTGTCCTGATCAATGGCGAGCCTTTCAATGCAAATGACGCCTCTCTTTCTGTATTTAATCTTGGTTTTCAATACGGCTTCGGAATATTCACAACCCTGCGGATAGAAGAGGGAAAAGTCTTAAATTGGGACTGCCATACCGCCCGCATAAGAGAGCATTGCGATTTTTTTAGTTTATCAATGCCTGCCTATATAGAAACTTTGTTACCCAAACTGATCTCTCTTAATGAAGCCGAAAAAGGGGTTTGGAAAGGGAAAATTATCGTTTCTAAGAATAAGGATAGTACATCTTTATCATTAGCCACTCTTGAGCCTTATAAGAACTCTATTAACCCATGGAAGCTGGCTTCCATCCCTCTGCCTAGACAGCCTATCCTGTCAAAATATAAAACACTTTCCTACATTGAAATGATCTGGCTTGCTGAAGTAGCACTCAAAAATAATGTGGATGAAATGCTTATTTGTAATGGGGATGGCACCCTCCTTGAGACTTCTAAATCGGCTCTCTGCTGGATTCATCAAGGAAAGCTATTCTACCCGTCTTTTGACTTACCACTGCTTCGGAGTACGGCGTTGACGCAAATTATTAATTCTCATGAATTTAAATCTATTTCTACCATTGCTGCTTTGCAGGAAATACCCGCATCAGCCTCCGTATTCGCTATCAACGCCCTTCAAGGCGTCATCCCCATCCAATCCATCGACTCCTTAATGTTTAATCAAGACCCTGTTTTACATCAGCGCCTCTTGTCTTGCTTGGGGATAAATCGCTCATCAGCTATTTTATTTGTCGATTAA
- the proS gene encoding proline--tRNA ligase — translation MSTEKTAISPTRKEDYPEWYQQVIKAANMAENSHVRGCMVIKPWGYGIWENIQQQLDARIKETGHENAYFPLFIPISFLEKEAEHVQGFAKECAVVTHHRLEEKDGKLIPTAPLEEPLIVRPTSETIIGDSYSRWIESYRDLPLLINQWANVVRWEMRPRIFLRTTEFLWQEGHTVHSTEKEAIEEVLMILEMYRSFMEDVLAIPVIVGEKSAGERFPGAVSTYCLEAMMQDRKAIQAGTSHYLGQNFAKAQGIKFTNKDGEVEYGYTTSWGVTTRMIGGVIMCHGDDDGLRLPPRIATKQIVIVPFVPKPELEEEVFAFAEKTAAELRKTLYHGRPLQVYVDKRDIRGGEKNWEWIKKGVPLRIEIGPRDIANNSVVIARRDKPHKEKNNSSVQDLVQNVTHILDEIQQNYFNQAKQNQQEHTFTDIKNFEELQKFFTPKNSEKPEIHGGFIRAKWCGEPGTETCLDDLKVSIRCIPLDQSNSPGTCILTGKPATLDIILAKSY, via the coding sequence ATGAGTACAGAAAAGACGGCAATTAGCCCTACAAGGAAAGAAGACTACCCTGAATGGTACCAACAGGTTATCAAAGCCGCTAATATGGCCGAGAACTCCCATGTACGCGGCTGCATGGTGATAAAACCCTGGGGATACGGTATCTGGGAGAATATCCAACAACAACTCGACGCCAGAATCAAAGAAACAGGCCACGAAAATGCCTATTTCCCTCTATTTATACCTATCAGCTTCCTGGAAAAAGAAGCAGAACACGTTCAAGGCTTCGCCAAAGAATGTGCTGTCGTCACACACCATAGACTGGAAGAGAAAGATGGTAAACTCATTCCTACAGCTCCGCTAGAAGAACCTCTCATCGTACGCCCCACCTCCGAAACCATCATCGGCGACTCCTACTCCCGCTGGATCGAATCCTACCGCGACCTCCCACTGCTCATCAACCAATGGGCCAACGTCGTACGCTGGGAAATGCGTCCAAGAATTTTCCTTCGTACAACAGAATTTCTCTGGCAAGAAGGCCACACCGTCCACTCTACAGAAAAAGAAGCTATAGAGGAAGTCTTGATGATCCTCGAAATGTACCGCTCCTTCATGGAAGACGTTCTCGCTATCCCCGTCATCGTAGGCGAAAAATCAGCAGGTGAACGTTTCCCCGGCGCTGTCTCAACATACTGCCTCGAAGCTATGATGCAAGATAGAAAAGCCATCCAAGCCGGCACATCCCACTACCTCGGCCAGAATTTTGCTAAAGCCCAAGGCATCAAATTTACTAATAAAGACGGGGAAGTAGAATACGGCTACACCACCTCCTGGGGCGTCACAACACGCATGATCGGCGGTGTCATCATGTGCCATGGCGACGACGACGGCCTACGTCTACCTCCTAGAATTGCTACCAAACAAATCGTTATCGTCCCCTTCGTACCCAAGCCAGAACTGGAAGAAGAGGTTTTCGCCTTCGCAGAAAAAACTGCTGCCGAGCTGCGCAAAACCCTCTACCACGGCAGACCCCTCCAAGTATACGTCGATAAAAGAGACATCCGCGGTGGCGAAAAAAACTGGGAATGGATAAAAAAAGGCGTTCCTCTCCGTATCGAAATAGGCCCACGCGATATCGCCAACAATAGCGTCGTCATCGCTCGCCGCGATAAACCACACAAAGAGAAAAATAACTCCTCTGTACAAGACCTCGTCCAAAATGTCACCCATATCCTAGACGAAATTCAACAAAACTACTTCAACCAAGCCAAACAAAACCAACAAGAACACACTTTTACCGATATCAAAAATTTCGAGGAACTACAGAAATTCTTCACACCCAAAAATTCCGAAAAACCCGAAATCCATGGCGGCTTCATCCGCGCCAAATGGTGCGGTGAACCCGGAACCGAAACCTGCCTCGATGACCTCAAAGTCTCCATCCGATGCATCCCCCTCGACCAATCCAACTCCCCAGGCACCTGCATCCTCACCGGCAAACCCGCAACCCTCGACATCATCCTCGCCAAATCTTACTAG
- a CDS encoding SAM-dependent methyltransferase, with protein sequence MKILEQSVPLNKSNIWNLQTSIYSKLGLQAWTHRGVPSYMTNNPYTAKQYAQLIVSYLRDGLDPNSKKPISSSDPIYIFDLGAGTGRFAYVFLKQFFKLIKGIQYLESLTIRYVLTDIVDSNLDFCEHHNYLKSFIEKGIIDFAHFSYDQKEPLQLRLAKTALDHTNVKNPVILIANYFFDTIPQDLIRYHGGNWEEGHITIKGPESTSSLGHPFEDTEILEKLHFEFSYLPISPEKKANYEGIPEAHSLIDEYSNKLDGVPFTVPQGAFKTIRFFEELSQSRLLVISGDQGYSSIEQLKNSGEPRFAIHGAFSMAVNYNALARFFDKKQGKGFVTTLSDPVFQVFVGLLGGNASDYPELSVAHKEYLESFEPKDYWSLATLVQSEWTNPSLDTLLLILKLGSWDPMNLYTFYSMIREQVPTATPKQKEELRTAIHEVWENFYPIHALEGEFIMNLGVMFFEMQYFAEALGFLQRSLMITGDNATTYTNMAACYLSLFNPEAAHKCFEKAKAMHDAVGVA encoded by the coding sequence ATGAAAATTTTAGAGCAGAGCGTACCTCTTAACAAATCAAATATTTGGAATCTTCAAACCAGTATATACTCAAAATTAGGGCTTCAGGCTTGGACTCATCGCGGAGTTCCTAGCTATATGACCAATAACCCGTATACGGCGAAGCAATATGCCCAGTTGATCGTTAGCTACCTTCGCGACGGATTAGATCCAAATTCAAAGAAACCCATCAGTTCATCGGATCCCATTTATATTTTCGATTTAGGGGCCGGAACGGGGCGTTTTGCTTATGTTTTTCTTAAGCAGTTCTTCAAGTTGATCAAAGGGATACAATATTTAGAAAGTTTAACAATACGTTATGTATTGACTGACATTGTTGATAGCAATTTAGATTTTTGCGAACACCATAATTACTTGAAATCCTTTATTGAGAAAGGGATCATTGATTTTGCACATTTTAGTTATGATCAGAAGGAGCCCTTGCAATTAAGACTAGCCAAAACGGCCCTTGATCATACCAATGTCAAAAACCCGGTTATTCTAATCGCAAACTACTTTTTCGATACGATTCCGCAAGACTTGATCCGTTATCATGGAGGTAATTGGGAAGAGGGACATATCACTATTAAAGGACCTGAAAGTACAAGCTCACTTGGACATCCTTTTGAGGATACGGAAATCTTAGAAAAACTCCATTTTGAATTCAGCTATCTCCCTATTAGTCCTGAGAAAAAAGCAAATTATGAAGGAATACCTGAGGCCCATTCGTTAATAGATGAATATAGCAATAAGTTAGATGGGGTTCCATTTACAGTGCCCCAAGGAGCTTTTAAAACAATAAGGTTTTTTGAGGAGTTATCTCAAAGTCGGCTGCTTGTTATTTCCGGAGATCAGGGATATAGTTCTATTGAGCAGTTAAAAAATTCAGGCGAACCACGTTTTGCCATTCACGGTGCATTTTCAATGGCCGTCAATTATAATGCATTGGCTAGATTCTTTGATAAGAAGCAGGGGAAAGGCTTTGTTACGACCTTATCAGATCCTGTATTTCAAGTTTTTGTAGGGTTGTTGGGCGGCAATGCGAGTGATTATCCGGAACTTTCTGTTGCACATAAGGAATATCTGGAGTCTTTTGAGCCTAAAGATTACTGGAGCCTTGCTACCTTAGTGCAGTCTGAATGGACCAATCCTTCTCTAGATACACTGTTGCTTATCCTGAAGCTAGGTTCATGGGATCCGATGAACCTTTATACTTTCTACTCAATGATTAGAGAGCAGGTGCCTACAGCAACACCAAAGCAGAAAGAAGAGCTGCGTACGGCTATCCATGAGGTATGGGAGAACTTCTACCCTATCCATGCGCTGGAAGGGGAGTTTATTATGAATCTGGGTGTGATGTTTTTCGAAATGCAATATTTTGCCGAAGCTTTAGGTTTTCTGCAGCGTTCGCTTATGATTACGGGGGACAATGCCACGACATATACGAATATGGCAGC